TGCACCACCCAGCTACGATACGGTGATCAAGATGCAGCACGCGGCCAAGACGAGTGTCTTTGTGATACCGTTCAGCAACAAGGCCGGTGAACTGGGTGCTCCAACTTCGGGCACGCCGCCCCCAACTTCCAACCCATTGCCACCTGCAGTCACCTGCGATGTGATCATCGTCAATGAACTGGAGAAGTCCGCTGATTAACCGATAAGCCAGCCGACGGTGGATCCATGGACCTGACCTGGATCTGGCCTTCCTATTCCGACTCTGTGATATTTGCTGTTTATGGCAATGGGCCAAGTATTAGATGTCGTAAGATCCCCCCACAAAAAGACTGACAATGAAAGATATCTTTGTGCGCATATGCATTCAAATGCCAGTTCAACTGAAACTAGATGAATAAGTAATTACCTGTAATAAATCATATCGTTATCGTAAATGATTCATCCAACGGGATGTTTGCATTTCCAAGAACTCGCCTTTCAACTTAATCAGCGGCTTATGGGGGATATTCCAAGTTGGGGGCAAAATGTCTGGCCACTTGCGCTTGGCCAAAAGCTTTCGAGTAAACTCATTCCGAAGACCAAAACCTTTTTGCTTCGGTCGGGTGAAAGCTTTCTGGCGAAACGAATTCAAAACTGAATACTGATAAGCGTTCGGGGGAACTTTTCCGTTGTGGGACTTACACTTGATGCGAACGGATTGGGATTGACAAGGCCTGAAACTAAGCTCCCCCATTCAGTATCAGGTGATCTGGAGTTGAAGTGCCATCCGTGCGTTTATCCAAGTCAAATAGGCGGGCAGgtgaagtaaacaaaaataggGCACTTCCCGTTCCCATTGCCATTTAGGTGCTGAGGGTCAGAGGCGTTCAGTTCATTCATTGATCGAATTTCCAGTGAATTTCCATTTCTCTCCAGCCGCCGTTGTTTAGATCGGGCGAAGGTAACATCTGGCCCAAAACAGACCTGTTGTTTTCTGGGGCACAGCCAGCATACAGCcaatgcggcgtatgcgtaatatttcgatttttattaACGTTTGTTTACTTGCCACACACATATTTCACACAAATTGTTTTCGAAAATTACACAAACACCGCGCCGACAAGAACCCAGCGCTGGCGTAGCCAGTTGATAGCAAGATGTTTGTGCCAAACCAGATCGGATTGCAGTAAAATCACGTTACGCCCCGCTCAATGCGGTTCTTGTTCTTGCTCCGCGCCGATGGTCGCTGATTGCCGCTGGTCGCCCGAGTTGAGCGCTTGATTGTGGGTCCATTGATTGGGCGGGCGATCCCCAGAGCACCGCAAGAAACTTCGCAGTTTTAACTACTATTAATTGTCTATGCTAAGAAGCTGTAGTTAAATCTAATCATTAGAGAACAGTACTAACTATGTCATTCTTATATCTTAAAGATTTGTATACCAAATCATTATATCATTAATGCCATAGAACTAATAATCCTAATATTATTACTTTCTTGCAGTGTAGCAACGGCGTTTATAGATGTTAAATATTAACCACTGATAAGTTCAATCCAACAATAACAGCCACCATAACAACAAGCGCGCATTTTCTCTGCGTGTACCCAAGCGCGTTGCTGATTGAGGCGGATGAAGCCGATCGGAGTTGGCCAATTTTCTAAACTCTCTCACGCTCTTCAATTGAACCGCACTTCCTCGACTTCCTCCCGTCGCCCCCGCTCTTCGAACGCCCCGCCCCCGTCACCGTCCCCGTCCCGATCTTCCGCTCGCTCCGTCTCTTTCCCTTTCTCCGCGGCTAGTTGTGCAAAAACGCTCGCTCTTTCTCCCTCTCGCGCTGCTGCTCTCCTACTCTCCCAGTCTCCCACTCTGCCACTCTCCCACTCTCCGTGGGCAAGTAATTTTTCGTTGAAAAGCCTCTGTGGCGTAATTAGCTGGGATCAGTCCAACGCAAGCCGCGCCATCGAGAGGAAGTGGATTACTAGCTGCCCGAGTGAAGTGCATCGAAATTCTAGACgtatcacgcatacgcccgGTAGTACAGCCGTTTAAACCGATTAACCGATTAACCGATTATGTCGCCGAGAAGGAGCTTGCTGTGCTGCCTGCTGGTGAGCAGCATCCTGGTGCTGCACCAGGCCCAGGCCAACATCGAGACAAACGAAGTGGATGACCCCAGTTGGTACAGTAAGTGTGGGCGGCCATAGCGaacacaacaaccacaacttAATCCATTCCCAACGCAGTGCTGcagggtgtgcgtgtgtatccCAATGACCGACAGTGCGTTCTGGTCGGAGGACTGTGTGTCCAGGAGGCGGACTGCATCGAGCCAACCTCGAACAAGGGCTTGTGTCCCACGAGTGCCGGACAGGGCGTGGAGTGCTGCTACGAACGTGAGTAGATTGCTGGCTCTCTGCTGTGTGTACCATCCTGCTTAAAACCTgcaaaaaccacccaaaaaccaccccaaaaaatcccaaaaacccccaaaaaaaatcCTAAAAAACCCACCAAAAATATTCGAAACCCCATCAGTCCGATCAAGTTCCACGCCTGCTTCGCAAACCTAAAAATCTAACCACAATCCAATTGGCATCGTTTACCCCGAATATCGCCACTAACACCCAAAACCCGATCCATTCTGTGTGTCCCGTCGCCCTCAAAAACGTCAAACGTCATCCCGTTGCCGTTGCAGTGCCGGTCAGACCAGCGCCCTGTGCGGAACACCTGGGACAGTGCATGGACCGATGCCACCAGAGGCTCCTGCGACCCGGTACCGATTGCGAGAATGGCCAAGTCTGCTGTGTCCTGATTTAGTTATATACTTAAccacaccaacacacataCCCGTGCCGAGGAACAGCATCACCAAATCGCTCAgttattcattataaaaaaaCCTCCAATTTGGGCAAATCATTATGACAATTCAAATACCTAATGCTTATATTCAAGAGTTCtagaattttccaaaaatattggtcaactcttttattttcaacaaatgACTACAAATTTGAAAGCAaagaattatttatatttatatgtatatacagttCTCGCtgtataatatttatcaaaaaatagGCGTAACATTAAAATGATTTGCAAAATTGAGTGTTAAGCGTATCAAAACTAATTTGGTTGTGTTATTTCtctgtacacacacacaaacacacacacacacaccgtacataaacatgtatttatttaactatatgtatattaattatattgtaCGAATAATTTTGTATGACAACTTAAGAACCCCAAATCTCCCGACAAAGTGAAATATTTGACTGCTTCCAATAAAtgcattgtaaatattttcaaaaaccaaTCTCTACTCACTCGAGCGGTCACGTATCTGAGGATTATGTAAGTATATATGGGCATGGTCAGCTGACCGTCCCCAGTTCTCGGATCCCCTTATCATGTGGGAGCTCAGGCGTCACGTGCCCCAAGTACAGTTGGATGATCGCAGTGCCCCAAATCGGGATTGGGGATGAAAACAATGGCCTCATCATCGGCAAACTAATTCCAGAGATGATGGGCGTGTGTGAATCACAAGATGGCAATTGAAAACAACAGCTTATCGCTCCGCCAGCATTCAATGTCAAGTTCAAATCACGAAAATCACTTCGTTCCATGGACCGCCTTCTATAAATTCAGTTTCGAATATTTTCCAAACAGTTCTCAACCGAAATAAACGACCTTGCCACGCATCGCGAAGATATATCATCCACGTCCATGTGCCGCGCATGCCTTGTTTTTCTGTACTCCCCGAAATCggtttgtatctttgtatctttcgGTTTGCATGATTTCATTGCTAATGTTTGGACGCCTATTCCACTCGGTTATTTATAGTTGGGCGGTCGGCCACTCGACGGGGTCACTTAAGTTTagttcgatttgatttggccAGCGCTCTTGAGTTGAATGAATTCGTATGCAGGGCGGCATTGAGGCGCCAACATGTGTCTATATCGCGATGGGGCGTAGTGGAATGTAAGTTGCGGAAAACGTGAATGAAATGGGCCTATGGGGAAAACTTTGGTAGTGCGAAGTAGCTAGTATGGATACATATATTAGTTGTTTTGAATATGAAGCCATGACTAAATCGACTGCTGATGGTATACTTGCATATTCCCTGCGGTTATACGAATCTTGCTTgcatgaaatttaaaattataatctTTAAGTTCCAGGAACTTTGCTCATATATTCGTATATTGGACTTTTATTgttctattttaaaattttcaagCTCACACCTTTAGATAAGAAGGGAAATTAGCTAGCTTGAAAAGCGTGAATAAAGATGGCACATGTCTCGAACTTCTTCCCATCAAGGCACATATCCTGACCTTGCATTGAGTGCATTGCATCACTCTCGCTGCATCGAATTCATTGTCACGGCACTTAACCCGCCAGTGCCAGTGACAGTGAAACCAGCGGCCTTGTCCGGACACTATTCGCGATCTATATCAGCATATGGAGCGGAATCAAGGCGTGTGCATTCCGGCCGGAGTGTACTATGTGCcgtactatatacatagttGCACACATTCATATGCGGCACAATTGAGTAAATCAGCGTGTATCAAAACACCGTACTGCGTCTTAGATTGCATAAGTTGTGCAGTAATTGCGGGCAGAAATCGCTGCCGATtgaacccgaacccgaactCGAACCCAATCCCCATCCGAAAGCCAATCCGAAAGCCAATCCGAAACCCAATCCAAAACCCAATCCaaaacccaagcccaaacccaagcccaggcgatccgatccgatccgatcggTGCCGAGTCGAGTTCGTCCGTAATATTTTGTAGGtactttggtttttttttcgtgaGCTGCTTATCAGGGCGGCTCATCATCACCGGGCGGCACGgcatataataaattatttatgtgttttgttttgttttttgtagcGTTTTTTTTTAGCGTTTTTTTCACTCTTTgcatttgtttacgttttcgatttcatttttgCGCGCTAATCCcgatttattttctttcatttgtGTCGCATTTGCGACACAGAGAAACTAATAAAACTTTGTGTGCGGCATTTTGGATGACATGGTGGGGCATGGGGGGCATGGAGGGGATTTGGGCACCGGCACTGGAGGATTGGGGATAAGGCTCAGATACGCTCATATTTCATGTCATAGTTCGCACTCATTTTTCACTTGACATAAAACTGCGTTGGCGTTTGCGTCTCATATCCTGCGGCCAGTGCAACGCAATTTGCATCTCCATGCCACTCCGCCGCACCCGCCCGCTCCTTCGTCCTTtgcctttttatattttgcacttttttaatttttattttcgcatgTGGCTGGTAGTGTGGAGAGTATAAAAGAAAATGATTTTGTGGCATAAATTAACGCCAAGAGGCACACGGAacactattaaaaaatacGGATCCGCCACGGCACACACATGCCGAGCTgactggttggctggttggttggctggttggttggttggatggctggttggttggctggctggctgtaTCCTGGATTCtgggcctggccaaaaggatGTGGCAAGTCAATGGCTTATGGAGAATCCAGGATATGCACTTCACGGCCGCGTGCACTTCGTGTTGTCGTGGGGTCGACGGAGCTCCTCATGCAATTAATCGTTTTTTCTCCCGGCTCGCAGCTCATCCTTTTGCCAGCAAAATGACTTTTTAAGTTAATTTCTTATGCGCTGAGAATCTTTACTTCATCGCAATAAAATGTATGAGGGTTTCAATTTGCAGCTGTCTGAAACTGTACCGTCCAAATAATCCATCATTTAATACAACCGAAATAATGGCCATTCCATTGTGATGGAAGCTGCTTTTCGAGCAgctgttggccataaatttcaattattttgttagctctgattctttttttttgtggctaGTATTTAAACTCGTTTTTGTCCAGGATCAACAGGTTAAGCTCTGCGTTGTTTGCTGCCAAATATTTGGGTTAGGTAAACCCGGTTTTATGGTCCGCACAATGTCAACACGACATCACATTTTCCTTaaccacacacaaacagtGATTTCGAAAAGTATAGctcaaaaatataacattaaGTGCCAGGAAATACATTAAAACAACTTCGGGAGTAATGATTATAGATACAGATAAGCTAAACAACTCATAGAAATTCATATAAATGTGGCTTATAATCCGGAACTGGCACTCTTTCTGATTTTTATTATCGATAATATAGTTTATAGCCAAATAGTTTCAAGTGTGCTAAGTCATGGGACTAAACTTTTAAGAGGCACATTGTGACAAAACCCCATGGTGGCCTCTCAACCATCTTacgaatttgaaattttgatgCAAATTGATGTGCAAATGgcataaaatgaaattactcAAAATCCTTTGACAAATATGAAAGAGTTAGGGGGTAACCACCTCCCCCACTCTCCTCCACCCCCCGAGCCACCTGCCACCTGAACAACAAGCCCCCTTTGTGGATAATACCATTAAAAGCGAGtaaatgaaagtgaaattgGAAATGTTTCCATAAGCCAGAGAGGCAAGGATTTTTCCGGAGATGTCGTTTCCACCTTTTGATGTATGCAAGATATACAAATGCCATATTCATGCGTACATGGTTCCATGGATAGATGGAAAGATGGGTTTGTGTGTTAACCCCTTAGAAATTCCCGCACAATTAGCTACacacttttttttgggttgtaTTGTAGCCACACCGAAGTGCTGGCACCTGGGGCGGAATCTTCATTTTTTGTAACGGGATTAGCCGcaatttctttaattaaaatttccaTCACTCGTGTGGCACGGGCGAAGTGGAGAGTTTCTAAGCTGGCTGTGGGGAAAAAGGATTGTAAATTACgctgtcagtcagtcactcagtctgtcaacaacaattaaaacgggaagcaacagcaacaaattaaaaattcatctTCCGCAGGATTCGCAGGAACTCATCCATGTCTTACATCTTTTCCCATTCGCATCCCAACCCGGGGTTACTTGATGtggtcctttttttttttaatttgattggcACGGCGTTTCCGGTTTTTCTTTGCTCACCACCTCGCTCCTTGATTAGCTCACTGAATGTGAAAACGGGGTGGGCTGAttatttcttttctgtttttttcattttcggaTATTTGCTCTATTTGGTATGATTTGGTGTGGCTTGAGTACCCTTTTGGCTcctttttaattgaaacctAATTTTCTGGACTTTTCTCATTATCTGcgaaataaaaaggaaaatgccgCAGGTGGGCGAAGTTTTCCATTGCCCAAAATGTACCCACCTTCTTTTCTTGGCTTTATGGTGGCATATCATATCATGGCTGACTTCTTTTCAAACATCGCGAGCGACTTGGGCAACTTTTTGACTTTTGTTGTGTGCAAATAATTTGCAGCTCGTTCGCTGGCGTCATTAACAATGTAGGGGGAAATGGCAGAAAGTTTTATCTAATTAATGAAACTTCAACGCAACgtcagcagtcagcagtcGGAGTACCGAATGCCTGGAAATCCGCCTTGATGTCGTATTGTTGACAGTGACGATGCTGCTCTGCTGTAAACGGGATAACTGGGATAACTGGGCGGggcaacgtggcgtatgattGCTTTTGTGTAAACAACCAACGCGTAgccatacgtacatacatacatacatacgtacgtacGTACATATAGAATGTATATCTATGTCGCCTGCTCGCTTTTCATGCTGCCATcgccttttccattttttgtgtgcctCTTTATCCgtcaaaagttttttaattagcaacaaaaagtaaagGGTTAAATATCGCGTCGAAAAGTTTCGGCAAGCTAACAATTAAGTTTCGGCAATGCCGCTGACACGCCCCCTTCCCGCACAGCACGCCCCTAGAAAAGGGGCGAAGGGGCGGGGCGAAG
This sequence is a window from Drosophila teissieri strain GT53w chromosome 2R, Prin_Dtei_1.1, whole genome shotgun sequence. Protein-coding genes within it:
- the LOC122613352 gene encoding uncharacterized protein LOC122613352 isoform X2, which produces MSPRRSLLCCLLVSSILVLHQAQANIETNEVDDPSWYMLQGVRVYPNDRQCVLVGGLCVQEADCIEPTSNKGLCPTSAGQGVECCYELRSSSTPASQT
- the LOC122613352 gene encoding U-scoloptoxin(19)-Tl1a isoform X1 produces the protein MSPRRSLLCCLLVSSILVLHQAQANIETNEVDDPSWYMLQGVRVYPNDRQCVLVGGLCVQEADCIEPTSNKGLCPTSAGQGVECCYELPVRPAPCAEHLGQCMDRCHQRLLRPGTDCENGQVCCVLI